A genomic stretch from Chiloscyllium plagiosum isolate BGI_BamShark_2017 chromosome 45, ASM401019v2, whole genome shotgun sequence includes:
- the LOC122543927 gene encoding zinc finger protein 226-like encodes MESPSLSQPEYQQILNMEGQNTVHIGKNKYLCSVCKKGFSQSTGLENHKCIHTGEKPWKCKDCEKGFSHRSALKIHQRIHTGERPFICFKCGKGFTQLSTLLTHQRVHTEERPFKCPDCGKCFKSSSELMSHRRVHTEDRRFRCSDCGTGFKWSSQLTVHQRIHTGERPFICSECGSGFTQSYHLKAHQQVHSEERPFKCPNCKKCFKSSSYLQSHQRVHTEERPFKCSECEKCFKGSRELIVHQRVHTDERPFRCRHCGNGFKRSSQLTIHQRLHTGERSFICSECGQVFIRFSTLLTHQRVHSGERPFTCTECGKGFRESSHLKAHQRIHTEERPFKCPDCVKCYKSSGELKLHQRVHTGNRPFKCSHCGIGFKWSSRLTAHQRTHTGERPFSCSECGKGFTQKIHLITHQRVHTGERPFKCTDCGKCYVRSWDLIRHQRIHSDERPFKCPDCGKCFKSSGEQMLHQQCSHQ; translated from the coding sequence ATGGAGTCACCCAGTTTATCACAACCGGAATATCAACAGATTTtaaatatggaagggcaaaacacTGTTCACATTGGGAAGAACAAATACTTGTGTTCTGTGTGCAAAAAAGGCTTTAGCCAATCAACTGGCCTTGAGAACCACAAAtgcattcacactggggagaaaccatggaaatgcaaggactgtgagaaaggattcagtCACCGCTCTGCACTGAAGATTCACCAAcgtattcacactggggagaggccattcatctgcttcaagtgtggaaagggattcactCAGCTTTCCACtctgctgacacaccagcgagttcacactgaggaaagaccttttaaatgtccagactgtgggaagtgcttTAAAAGTTCCAGTGAGCTAATGTCTCATCGGCGTGTTCACACTGAGGACAGACGGTTCAGGTGCTCTGATTGTGGGACTGGCTTTAAGTGGTCATCTCAACTCACTGTCCACCAgcgcattcacactggggagaggccattcatctgctctgaaTGTGGAAGTGGATTCACTCAGTCATATCACCTCAAGgcacaccagcaggttcacagtgaggagagaccttttaaatgtcCAAACTGCAAGAAGTGCTTTAAAAGTTCTAGCTACCTGCAATCCCATCAACgcgttcacactgaggagagaccttttaaatgttccgAGTGCGAGAAGTGCTTTAAAGGTTCCAGGGAGCTGATTGTCCATCAACGAgttcacactgatgagagacCGTTCAGGTGCCGTCATTGTGGGAATGGGTTCAAACGATCATCCCAACTCACGATACACCAGCgacttcacactggggagagatcATTCATCTGCTCAGAATGTGGACAGGTATTCATTCGGTTTTCCACCCTGTtgacacaccagcgagttcattctggggagaggccattcacctgtactgagtgtgggaaaggatttcGTGAGTCTTCCCACCTCAAGGcacaccagcgaattcacactgaggagagacccTTCAAATGTCCTGACTGTGTGAAGTGTTATAAAAGCTCTGGAGAACTGAAGTTACACCAACGTGTTCACACAGGCAATAGACCGTTCAAGTGCTCTCACTGTGGGATTGGGTTCAAGTGGTCATCTCGTCTCACTGCACACCAACGCactcacactggagagagaccattcaGCTGCTCCGAGTGCGGGAAGGGGTTTACTCAGAAAATCCATCTCATaacacaccagcgagttcacactggggagagaccttttaaatgtaCAGACTGTGGGAAGTGTTATGTAAGATCCTGGGATCTGATACGCCATCAACGCATTCACTCTGAtgagaggccttttaaatgcccagactgtgggaagtgcttTAAAAGTTCTGGGGAACAGATGCTACATCAACAGTGTTCACACCAATGA